A genomic region of Miscanthus floridulus cultivar M001 chromosome 3, ASM1932011v1, whole genome shotgun sequence contains the following coding sequences:
- the LOC136541949 gene encoding uncharacterized protein — MALCLSNSPLDVPPPLNPTPEITPSPAATNPGSSPRTSVATPSLSSLEPSSPRTCGRSKQECWGDSSPTSSEDNGPPPSYLEVLLSNTGRASPSDGAVGSGTFSASGAAAGSATGASAGSAAAGRPPLGQIPAPACKVGCASPRSAAGRVRFVRQRRASRLDPEGWQRFRSGREHLDWRRSTRPRRRVPADLVGKCFNCFSATHTAARCHLQVRCFRCRSLGHRSYECPGIVRGGRTSQPERRSVWRRISPAQEPAITAPPQRSIPAGSVCGAAAPATCPGGMMDSSSVAPHADGADGRAGRQRRRRHPRHRRREDSGRSDSSPAAAPAPDVALALTTMQDQAPEMPPPCIISWSDQVAYAEEDLARAVVVTVIGSTPLAPANAVAAAIATRLEVEAASLVLRRASSSTYLLFLPNAESVDRLVSLRQPLHSLEFSLLCKRWSRLAGAIGRTLPCLVDIELRGIPAHVWETSIVEQFLSPHAWIDHVHLDTLDLVDLSTFRCSAWCSDLSSIPRSKELWVTEPPSAVVEDPQVKRILVYPIDVHASVVILPDAPPSNGDNGGDDSREDGSSRQRCRFSAPLPPPLLLVRRMAGRLAAALWGARLPRKVEAPHSRLLRLRSFPRSCVQQPRRP, encoded by the coding sequence ATGGCTCTCTGTCTCTCCAACTCCCCTCTCGACGTCCCGCCTCCCCTCAACCCCACGCCGGAGATCACTCCGAGCCCGGCGGCCACCAACCCCGGTTCTTCTCCCAGGACGTCGGTCGCCACCCCCTCCTTGTCCTCTCTGGAACCTTCCTCCCCCCGCACGTGTGGTCGCTCCAAGCAGGAGTGCTGGGGCGACTCCAGCCCGACTTCTTCGGAGGACAACGGGCCGCCTCCATCCTATCTGGAAGTCCTCCTATCCAACACGGGTCGGGCTTCCCCTAGCGACGGTGCAGTAGGCTCAGGCACGTTCTCGGCGTCAGGCGCCGCGGCGGGTTCGGCAACGGGTGCCTCGGCAGGGAGTGCCGCGGCGGGCCGGCCGCCTCTTGGCCAGATACCTGCTCCTGCATGTAAGGTCGGTTGTGCTTCGCCTCGTTCTGCTGCTGGGCGCGTGCGCTTCGTTAGGCAGCGCAGGGCCTCTCGTCTTGACCCCGAAGGGTGGCAAAGGTTCAGGTCTGGCAGGGAGCATCTGGATTGGCGGCGTTCTACTCGTCCTCGCCGCCGGGTCCCTGCTGATCTTGTTGgcaagtgtttcaattgtttctcCGCCACACACACTGCTGCTCGGTGCCATCTGCAGGTGAGGTGTTTCCGCTGCCGCTCCCTGGGACACCGATCCTACGAGTGCCCCGGGATAGTGCGAGGTGGACGTACCTCCCAGCCCGAGCGCAGGTCTGTCTGGCGGCGAATCTCCCCGGCCCAGGAGCCTGCTATCACTGCCCCCCCGCAACGGTCTATCCCGGCGGGCTCGGTGTGTGGTGCGGCGGCTCCGGCAACTTGTCCGGGCGGCATGATGGATTCGTCATCAGTAGCGCCTCACGCTGATGGTGCTGATGGCCGGGCTGGTCGGCAGCGTCGACGCCGGCATCCACGTCACCGACGGCGGGAGGACTCTGGGCGCTCGGACTCATCTCCAGCAGCTGCCCCCGCACCGGATGTTGCGCTCGCTCTGACAACCATGCAAGATCAAGCCCCTGAGATGCCTCCTCCTTGCATCATCAGTTGGAGTGATCAGGTGGCTTATGCGGAGGAAGACCTTGCGCGGGCGGTGGTCGTGACAGTCATCGGCTCTACCCCGCTCGCGCCGGCTAATGCTGTTGCGGCAGCGATTGCAACCAGGTTGGAGGTTGAGGCGGCTTCGTTGGTCCTGCGTCGTGCCTCTTCGTCTACCTACCTGCTCTTTCTCCCAAATGCCGAATCGGTGGATCGTCTGGTCAGTCTACGGCAGCCTCTACACTCGCTGGAATTCAGCCTTCTGTGCAAACGATGGAGCAGACTGGCTGGCGCGATTGGGAGGACTCTACCGTGCCTAGTCGACATTGAGCTCCGTGGCATTCCTGCCCATGTTTGGGAAACTTCAATAGTGGAACAATTCCTAAGCCCTCATGCCTGGATTGATCACGTGCATTTAGAtactcttgatttggttgatttgTCCACCTTTCGGTGCTCGGCGTGGTGCTCGGATTTAAGTTCAATTCCGCGTTCTAAGGAACTATGGGTTACTGAACCCCCATCTGCCGTTGTGGAAGACCCTCAAGTGAAGAGGATTCTGGTATATCCCATTGACGTTCATGCTTCAGTTGTGATTCTTCCTGATGCCCCTCCTTCCAATGGAGACAACGGCGGTGATGACAGCAGGGAGGACGGCTCTTCGCGGCAGCGATGTCGTTTCTCGGCTCCTCTGCCGCCCCCTCTGCTTCTGGTCCGGCGGATGGCAGGGAGACTGGCAGCGGCGCTTTGGGGTGCACGCCTGCCCAGGAAAGTGGAGGCCCCTCACTCAAGGCTGTTGCGGCTTCGGTCGTTTCCAAGGAGCTGTGTGCAGCAACCCAGGCGTCCATGA